The genomic segment GTAGGGATTTCTATGCTAACTCAATGTATCAATTTTTCGCATCCTTGGAATCTCAACGATCTCAAGAAAGAAAACAACGTAGCTAACAAACAATCCCTACACAATCGAGAACTCTCGTCAATTACAGTGATAATTCAGGTGAAAAATAGTGATATTGCTGAAAGTGATGGAGTTACAGCGTCGCAACCAGAAAACGAGGACGTCCTGTTAAATCATCCGCGGTACGTGCATGTGTAAATCCGTGTTGACGAGCCTGATCGCATAGTGCTTTAGCTTGAGTGATGTCATGTTCCATAAGCAACACACCACCTTGATGCAGGAAGGATGAAGCTCTGCGAATAATCGCTGCAGGTATGCGCAGTCCATCAGCTGAGCCGCCATACAGTGCCATTGCTGGATCCCAATCAACTACTTCAGGTTGAGTCGGAGCGTTATCTTCAGGAATATATGGTGGATTAGAAATCACCATATCGATAGAACCGTCCAGTTCATCAAGAGTGGCAGAGTCAGTGGCATCAGCCAAAGCAAGTTGGTATTGGGTAGGGGAGATGCCGGCATTGTCAATCAATGCGTCGCGGTTCTTAGCAGTCCACACGCTTGCGGCGGGACTGCGTTCCACAGCCCAGACTTGTGCCTTCGGGAGCTCTTTACACAGAGATAAGCCAATAACTCCACTACCGGCACATAAATCTACAATTCGCGGCTTCACGATGTGCTGTTGTTGTATCCAATCAATACCTGACTGAACAAGGCTTTCCGTTTCAGGTCGGGGTATAAACACCCCTGGACCCACTTGCACATCAATGTATCGAAACCAAGTGTGTCCCTGTATGAGTTGCAAGGGCTCTCGCTGCATACGCCGGACAACCTGACTCGATAAATCGTTAAGTAACTTCTGGGGGGTTATTGGTGCTGCAGCAGCTGTTGAGGACAATTCTGGTGCTGATACAGGCATCATATCCACAACGGTTTTGTTAAGAATTTCTGCCATACGCAAATCAGCAAGGCTCATCGAGAAAGCTTCGGACACCAACATCCTCGCATCGTGCTCAGGCGTATCGATTCCTGCAGACAGCAACTGTCCGCTGATGCTACGCACAAGACCGCTCAGCGTAGCAGTAAGTGCTGTGCTGAGATCCACATTGAGCTGATTACCACTGTTGCTCGATGCTTGTGCAAGTGGGCGTGGTGAGGAAGAATTCACTGCTTACGTTCAAGTCTTTCGGCTTCATCCGCACTGATATCGGAGTTAATAATCTCTTGTAGGTCACCATCGAGTACTTGATCAAGGTTATAGGCCTTGTATCCAGTACGGTGATCGACAATACGGTTTTCAGGGAAGTTGTAAGTGCGTATGCGCTCAGAGCGGTCAAGAGAACGGACCTGTGAGTGACGCATATCTGCGGCTTCTGCAGCATCTTGCTCGTGTTTCATAGCGAGAAGTCGTGACTTCAAAACACGCAGAGCAGCTTGCCGATTTTGAATCTGTGATTTCTGATCCTGCATACTGACCACAATCCCCGTGGGGATATGGGTCATACGGACGGCTGAATACGTGGTGTTCACCGACTGCCCACCAGGACCGGAACTCATGAAGATGTCAATCTTCAGATCCTTGGCGTCGATATCAATCTCGTCGTCATCTTCATCAGCTTCCGGAAACACAATCACACCAGCAGCCGAGGTTTGAATGCGGCCCTGTGACTCGGTTACAGGGACACGTTGCACACGATGTACTCCACCTTCGTATTTCAAGCTTGCCCATACGCCATCAGCCGGAGCTACAGTGCCCTTTGAGCGAATAGCCAGCTGAATATCTTTGATACCACCAAGCTCTGTAGTATTTTCGTTCATCACTTCTGTGGACCAACCACGCTTTTCGGTATAACGGGTGTACATACGCAGCAAATCACCAGCGAACAGAGCAGCTTCTTCGCCACCGCTGCCAGCTTTAATTTCCATAATCGTATTGCGTGAATCGTCAGGGTCACGAGGAATCAATGCAGTGCGCAAACGTTCGGCAGCCTCAGGTATGTTGGCCTCTAATCGTTTGGCTTCTTCAGCAAAGTCGCTGTCTTCTGCCGCCATCTCTTGAGCTGCTTCGTAGTCATCTATAAGGTGTTGGTATTCACGATAAATGCTGACAATGGAACCAAGTTCCGCATGCCGGCGCCCAAGCTTACGCATAGCGTTCGGATCGGAGGCAACCGCAGGATCGCTCATCTGCTGCTCTATGCGTTGGTACTCGCTAAGAGCTGTAGCAGCTGCGGGAAATTGTTCATCGGATGGCACTCTTGACCTCTAATCAATCAACATTACTTTTGCGCAGAAATACTGGCATGATTTACGGATATATAAAAACGCCAGTCCAGTTTTAGACATGACAAACATGCCCAAACTGAGGCTGGCGTTACACAAGCTACTTGTTCTTCTTACCGTAGCGAGCTTCGAAGCGTGCGACACGGCCACCCGTGTCGAGAATCTTCTGCTTGCCGGTATAGAAGGGATGGCACTTCGAGCAGACATCGACGGTCATGTGATCGCCTGCTGCAGTGGAGCGCGTAACAAAGCTATTGCCGCATGAGCACAGCACTTCTACTGCGTGATATTCAGGATGGATACCCTGCTTCATGGTTACTCCTAGGGGTCAAGGGAACCGGGTCGCCATATCCTTGTGACAGACGTGAACCGGAACCTTCGAGATTATACGTCGCGGGCGGGATTTGCGCCCCAAGCGCATGCTAGAAGCTCCAGTTCAGAGTGTGAATCCTGTCGAGACTGTGCAACTGCTCGCACGACACCCCGAAAGTCAGACCGCTCGCATACGGGAACACATACTTCCCTACTGATACATGAAGATGCACACTCGTAAAGATCATGC from the Bifidobacterium sp. genome contains:
- the prfA gene encoding peptide chain release factor 1; this translates as MPSDEQFPAAATALSEYQRIEQQMSDPAVASDPNAMRKLGRRHAELGSIVSIYREYQHLIDDYEAAQEMAAEDSDFAEEAKRLEANIPEAAERLRTALIPRDPDDSRNTIMEIKAGSGGEEAALFAGDLLRMYTRYTEKRGWSTEVMNENTTELGGIKDIQLAIRSKGTVAPADGVWASLKYEGGVHRVQRVPVTESQGRIQTSAAGVIVFPEADEDDDEIDIDAKDLKIDIFMSSGPGGQSVNTTYSAVRMTHIPTGIVVSMQDQKSQIQNRQAALRVLKSRLLAMKHEQDAAEAADMRHSQVRSLDRSERIRTYNFPENRIVDHRTGYKAYNLDQVLDGDLQEIINSDISADEAERLERKQ
- the prmC gene encoding peptide chain release factor N(5)-glutamine methyltransferase, whose protein sequence is MSGLVRSISGQLLSAGIDTPEHDARMLVSEAFSMSLADLRMAEILNKTVVDMMPVSAPELSSTAAAAPITPQKLLNDLSSQVVRRMQREPLQLIQGHTWFRYIDVQVGPGVFIPRPETESLVQSGIDWIQQQHIVKPRIVDLCAGSGVIGLSLCKELPKAQVWAVERSPAASVWTAKNRDALIDNAGISPTQYQLALADATDSATLDELDGSIDMVISNPPYIPEDNAPTQPEVVDWDPAMALYGGSADGLRIPAAIIRRASSFLHQGGVLLMEHDITQAKALCDQARQHGFTHARTADDLTGRPRFLVATL
- the rpmE gene encoding 50S ribosomal protein L31; translated protein: MKQGIHPEYHAVEVLCSCGNSFVTRSTAAGDHMTVDVCSKCHPFYTGKQKILDTGGRVARFEARYGKKNK